Genomic segment of Aureibacillus halotolerans:
AATGGGAAGTGCTTGCCAAACCAGCAAAAAGAGTAAAGCCAGGTACTATACTATCTTTCGGTGAGCATGAATTGTCATGTACATGTGATGAGGTGCTCGAAGACGGGAAACGTCTCGTAACGTTTTCTTATAGAGGTTTATTTCTTGAAGTACTTGAAAAGCTAGGCAGTATGCCGTTGCCGCCTTATATAAAGGAACGACTGGACGAACCAGACCGTTATCAGACAGTGTATGCCAAAACAGCTGGATCGGCAGCTGCACCAACCGCAGGCTTGCACTTTACGACACCGTTTCTTAACCAGTTGCAGGATGCGGGTGTGTCATTGGCTTTTTTAACCTTACATGTGGGGCTTGGCACATTCCGACCGGTGAGCGTTGACGAAGTCGAATCGCATGATATGCATGGAGAGTTTTATGAGCTTGATGAAAAAACGGCAGCATTGCTGAATAACACTCGCAAAGCAGGTGGTCGTCTCATTGCCGTTGGCACGACATCGGCACGCACACTTGAAACCATTGCTGATGAGTCAGGTCATTTCAAAGCGTCTTCTGGGTGGACATCTATTTTTATTTACCCAGGCTATGAGTTTCGGGGGATCGATGGCTTGCTAACGAATTTTCATTTGCCAAAGTCTACTTTGCTGATGCTTGTTAGCGCCTTTGCTTCTAAAGAAATTATATTACATGCGTATCAGGAAGCCGTTGAACAAGAGTATCGGTTTTTCAGCTTTGGTGACGCAATGCTACTACTTAGAGGGGATAACGAATGAGCGCAGTCACTTATGAACATATTAAAACATGTGCCCAGTCTGGAGCGAGATTAGGCATCGTCCATACACCGCACGGAAGCTTTGAAACACCTGCATTTATGCCTGTGGGGACACTTGGAACCGTAAAAACGATGAGCCCTGAAGATCTGGAGTCTATGGGCGCAGGAATTATTTTAGGCAATACGTATCACCTTTGGCTTCGGCCTGGCACGGATATTATCTCAGAGGCTGGCGGATTGCATAAATTTATGAATTGGAAGCATCCGATTTTGACCGATTCTGGTGGTTTCCAAGTGTTTAGCCTCAGCAATTTAAGAGATATTCAAGAAGAGGGGGTTCACTTTCGAAACCACCTAAGTGGTGAAAAGCTGTTTCTCTCGCCTGAGAAGGCAATGGAGATTCAAAACATTTTAGGCTCCGATATTATGATGGCCTTTGATGAATGTCCGCCATACCCAGCCACGTATGAGTATATGAAAGCGTCTGTTGAGAGAACCTCTCGTTGGGCAGAACGGTGCCTTACTGCTCATTCTCGTCCCGCGGAACAAGGATTGTTTGGGATTGTTCAAGGCGGGGAGTTTGAAGATTTGCGTATACAAAGCGCGAAAGATTTGACCTCTCTTGATTTTCCTGGCTATGCGATCGGTGGTTTGTCTGTCGGCGAGCCAAAGGACGTGATGAATCGCGTATTGGAATGGACCACACCATTGCTCCCAGCTGATAAGCCAAGATATTTAATGGGCGTTGGGTCACCGGACTCCCTTATCGACGGGGCTGTACGTGGGATTGATATGTTTGATTGCGTACTGCCTACCCGAATTGCTCGTAATGGAACGTGTATGACAAGCGCCGGTCGATTAGTCGTTCGGAACGCAGCATACAAAAGTGATTTTCGACCAATTGATGAAAACTGTGATTGCTATACATGTAGAAATTACAGCCGAGCGTATATTCGTCATTTAGTAAAATGTGACGAAACGTTCGGATTTAGGTTAACAACTTACCATAACCTCTATTTTCTGTTAAAATTAATGCGTCAGGTCAGGGAAGCGATCAGGGAAGACCGCCTCCTCGATTTTCGGGAGTCGTTTTTTGAAGCTTACGGTTTTAATCAACCTGATGCTAAAAACTTTTAATAGATGATGCAGGATGAAGTCCTAAAGTGAATAATCCTTGCTTCTGTAGGAAAGGAGTGAAAGTGATGCCACAATCATTATTGTCGATTGGTATGTTGGTTTTGATGTTTGTTGTGTTTTATTTTATCTTAATTCGTCCACAGCAAAAGCGTCAGAAGAAATTGGACGAAATGCGTTCGCAAATTCAGAAAAACGACCGCGTGGTTACCATTGGTGGTATGCATGGAATAGTTGATGCTGTTGATGAGGAAAAAGTAGTCATCAAAGCTGGTGACGGCTCGCGACTAACGTTTGACCGTAGTTCAGTTCGTGAAGTGCTGAATAAAGACTAAAAATGCAAAAAGCAATCCCATTCCCGGGGTTGCTTTTTTTCGGCTATTAAAAGATTATTGATGTCTTGCCCCGAGATTGACCCCAACAATCCCGCCAACAAGCGCCATGCCGATATAGAGCAGGTGAAAGAGCGCCTTTATTGTGTCCATTGATTGGTTATATCCGGTCCACTGAATGATAAAAATCAAAAGGCTCACAGCAATTCCAGTAGCAAGTCCAATAAAAAGACCACGTTCCTTCTTCATTTTCCCCGCTTTCATACCGCCAAACAGAAAAGCCAAACAGCCTACGGTTGTGAATACCCATGTGAGTGATGCCTCTGACATGGATGTAAACCGTAAAATTGTTGCGAGGAGTAGGCTCGCACCTAAAATCCACGCCCCAATCACGAGTCCTCCCGAACCAACGGCCTTCAAAGATGATTGCATACGTTGATCTCTCTCCCTCCACTTGTCCTAACACAAACATATGCAAAAGAATATGGAATAGAATCTAATAATCCTTGTCCATATTTGCATATAGTGATAAAAAACCATAAGGGAGTGTTGGCGTGAGTGTGGCGTTTGCCATCTTTTTATTTTGTTATTTGCTAATGTTAACAGATCGTGTGAATCGGTCCGTCATCATGCTCGCAGGAGGGGCAGCGATGGTATGGGTTGGCTTAATCGATTGGCCTCACGTCTTTACCTCATATATTGATTGGCCAACCCTTACCTTACTGTTCAGCATGTTCATCGTGCTTAAAATAGTGGAACGAACAGGTGTATTTCAATATGTTGCTATCAAGCTAATACAATCGACGAAAGGACATCCAGGACGATTGTATGCTGTGATGGCAACGATTGTTGCTGGTGGGTCGGCGCTACTTGATAACGTCACCACGGTTATCGTCTTTGTCCCTGTTTTGCTGTCCGTAACGAGGCATCTTAAAGTACCTGCAACCCCTTATTTAATTAGTACAATGATATCTGCCAATATTGGCGGCATGGCGACATTGATTGGGAGCCCGCCAAATGTGATGATCGGGCAGGAGGTAGAGGCGATTACGTTTAATGACTTCTTGTTTCATCTTGCGCCACTTTCCATCCTTTTGCTGCTCATCATTCATCCATTACTGTATCTCATTTTTCGCAAGCGTCTTCAAGTTCCTGAAGAACGTAAGGTAGAACTGGTGCTACTTGATGCTCAATCCTATGTGTTAAAAACACCCGCGCTGACGCAGTCCTTAACCATCCTCATTTTAATCTTAACTGGGTTTGTGACACAGCCTTACCATGGGACAGACGTGACAAGCATTGCAGCAGCTGGTGCCTTACTAATGCTGCTGATCGTCGCCCGAGAACACGCACCTGATGACATTTTCCGTAGCATTGATTGGGGAACTCTGCTTTTTTTTATCGGTCTGTTTATGATGGTCGGAGGGTTAAATGCATCGGGATGGATCGACCAAATGGCCTCGCTGTTTTTTGATCTTGCAGACGGAGATAGTGCGGAAAGTGTCTTTTTGTTGTTGTTTATTTCCGGTGCCGTGGCAGGATTTGTTGACAATATTCCTTTTACAGCTGCCATGCTTCCAGTAGTGGAGGAGCTAGGATCAATGGGCGTTTCCAACGTGAAAACCCTCTGGTGGGCTTTAGCAATCGGATCATCTTTAGGAGCCAATGCAACATTAATCGGTTCCTCTGCAAACATGATTGTTACCGGGCTCGCTCTAAGACAACATGTACGGCTGTCCTTTTTGCAATTTGCCCTTGTTGGTATTCCCGTTGTCCTATTGACCTTGCTCATCGCTAGTTTGTACATGTATATCCGCTATATCGCCCCCCATTCTTAAAGGGTGGCAGGGCAGATTTTAATATTGAAAAAATCCGAACGTCTTCGAAATTCCACTTAGAATTTCATAGGACAGTTCGGATTTTCTTTTCTGGAGGAATAATGAGATGAGTCAATTGAAAACAGGGAAGAATCCCAAAAGAGAGTCTGCACCACAGTAAAATACGTGCTGAGGATAAAGTAATTTTATAAATGCATATATGTCCACTATATTCAGACGCATCGTCTTAGAATGGATATATGATGAGAAGGACACCATACAAAAGAATCTTTTGAAAAAGGGGTCTCAGTGTATGGATATGGTCATCATTGTGTTGCGCACAGTGTTATTCTATGGAATCATTCTGCTTATTTTCAGGCTAATGGGCAAACGGGAAATTGGGGAACTTTCGATTCTTGACTTGGTCGTCTTTATTATGATTGCCGAAATGGCTGTTTCAGCAATTGAAGAACCAAAGGATCCCATTTTTGATACGATCGTCCCAATGGCCGTTCTCCTTCTAATTCAACTGGGGTTGGCTTACTTCCAACTGAAAAATCAGAAGCTACGAGAAGTGATTGATGGCAAACCTTCGTTTATCATTCGGAACGGGGAAATAAATGAAAAAGAAATGAAGAAACAACGCTATAATTTCACTGATTTGCTCATCCAGCTTCGTGAAGAAAAAATTCATGATGTCCGGGATGTGGATGTCGCCATCCTTGAGCCATCAGGAAAACTGTCGGTGTTTGAAAAAAATCCAGCTTCCTCGCAACGTCCTTTCTATTCGCTTCCGTTTATTCTTGATGGTCAAATTCAATCTCGGCATTTACATGAAAACGGAAAGGACGAGGAGTGGCTAAAAGATGTGTTGAAGCAACATGATATCGTTGACTACACAAGCCTACTGTATTTGTCTGTTGCGGCAGATGGAACGTTATTTATGCAGAAAAAAAACTAGACGGTTGAGAAACGCCTGCTTTAATTAGCTATGTTACCGCATGAGAGGGGCTGGGGGAAAAAACACGATGAGGTCTTCTCAAGTCGATGATGCCCTTGTGCCCTCTAGGGTGCAAAGGAAACACGGCCGCTACGTCAAAATACTTCGCTTTCACCCTAAAGGGTATAAGGTCAACATCGATTCGCGAGTACCTCATCGTGTTTACTTTACCGCCTGGCACGGCTTCAGCTTCCTCGGAATCTTGCTTTCCTGCGGGATCTTCAGCTCGCGCTGTTCCACCCTAAAGGGTACAAGTGCAACATCGACTCAAAAAGACTTCGTCGTGTTTTCTTTGCCGCAGGAGTCTGCGTAATTTGACTACGCTGATGTATGTTTCTGCGTAAAATTTTTTATTTTGTCCCGGTCTCATACAACGAAGAAAATGAAAAGTGAGTTGACCTGCTTTGCTTCGGCCAAAAAGACAAGTAAGCGTCTCATGCAAAGTTACATCACCTAATTCTGTGATTTCTAAAAGATTGTCTTTCAGTAATGAAGCTGACTTCAACCCCGCTGAATCACTAAATGATTCTTTTTTATTCTGATTAAATTATAAAAGCGGATCATTAAAAGCGGTCACTAGCGAGACTCCTGCGGCAAAGAAAACACGATGAGGTATCTCCGAATCGATGTTGCACTTGTACCCGTAGGGGTGGATAGCGAGCTAAGTGAGACCCCGCAGTGCACGAAGTGCCGAGGAGGCTCGCAGTTCGCCCGCGGAAAGCGAGCGTATGACCGCTTGCCTATCACAAGGGCATCATCGACTCAAAAGTGCCTTTCGTCGTGATTTCATTGCAGTTGGCTTCTGCTGAGCTCTCCTCGAGCGTGTTTTTAAAAATGAAGTTTTTCCCGAAGCAATCGGTGGTTACCCTTTAGGCATAAATGTAAAAAGCCACTTGCCGACAAAGGGGATGCGATTGACGTCGGAGCGTTTAATGAGCTTGAAGGCAACCATTAGAATTACATACAACAGACTCGTCCAGACAATTGACAGTAGGGTTGAAGAGAGCAATTGCTCGTGCTGAACGACAAACCAGACAGAACCAGCGGCCACGGCTGCTCCCATGGCAATGATTGTCTTTATGAAGTCTCTAAAATAAAAGACAAAGCCGATCGTTTTTGCGACTGTAAAAAAATGCAAGAGCGTGACAAGGATCGTGCTTGCCATAATTGCCATTGCAACACCCATAATGCCGATGCTTGCTTGCGTAGCAAGGGCAAAGATGGCAACAATTTTTAACACTGTTCCGATGATGGAATTAATCATTGCTGCTTTTGCCATGTCGAGTGCTTGTAGCGTTGATTGTAACGGGCCTTGAAAATAATAGAGCAAAAATAGCGGTGCCATTAATTCAATAAACCTGGCCCCACTCGAAGAGCCGTACATTAGCTCCATTAGCGGCTCAGCGTATAAAAACAGAACGACTACTGACAACCCGCCTGTCACCATACAAAGCCGCAGAGCTTGCTGCAAACGATAATGAATGAGTCGTGTTTGTTTTTTAGCAGCGGCTTCGCTAATCGCTGGCACAAGCGAAATGGAAAGGGCATGTGTAATGAAACTTGGGAGAAAAAGGAGCGGCATGGCGAAACCTGTAAGCTCGCCATATTGTTGTGTTGCTACGACCGTCGCCACCCCAGCAATGGCTAAGCTTTGGGCCACAACGATCGGCTCGAAAAAGTAAGACACACTGCCTACAAGGCGGCTTCCAGTCGTCGGGAGAGCAATACTCATCAAGTCATAGAGTGTTGATTTGCCGCGAGAAAGGGATTGCATAAAGCCTTTTCGAATAGCGACCGTTTTTTGTTTTTTAAATAGGATGATCATATAAACGAGTGAGGCAAGTTCTCCGAGGACAACAGAGATCATGGCGCCAGCTGCAGCAAATTCTACGCCATAAGGCAAAAACAGGCTCGTGAGCACAGCGACAAGTGAAATACGAACAACCTGCTCGATTAACTGTGAAATCGCCGAAGGTCGCATGTTTTGTTTGCCTTGAAAATACCCGCGAATGACAGAGGAGATCGCCACGATAGGGACAATTGGAGCGATCGCCATGAGTGGGTACATCGTACGCTCGTCGGTTAGCAGTGTCGAAGCAACCCAATGAGACAAGGCCATCATGCCTGCTGTGAACACAAGGCTGAGCACCCCTGTGACAGCGAGTGAGACGACTAGAATTTGTTTGACCCTGCTCTGTTCGTTCCGAGCTTCTGCTTCAGCAACACGCTTAGAAATGGCAACGGGGAGTCCTAGCTGTGTCATTGTGATGGTGAGTGCTAAGGTTGGGACAGCCATCATGTACAACCCGACGCCTTCCTCACCCATGAGCCTTGCCACGACAATTCTGTTGACAAATCCAAGCAGTCGAATGACAAGCCCGGCAAGCACGAGGGTTATCGTCCCTTTCAAAAAGGTTTGTTTGGTCATTGCCTTCCCTGCTTTCTTATGAAAAATATAGACATCTATTTCAATTATCTATATGCTATTAGGAGGACGAGTCATGACTGCTCGTCTTTTTATCCTTTCCACAGATTCCTACAAGTGGAAATGGGCACGCATGTGCAACAAATACGATACGTGTTTATAAATCGATATGATGACAATCCTGTATAGAGAGGAGGGAATCTGATGACCGCTCATCCTTATGAAAGGTGGCATTCGACGCTTTATCCTTTTTTAGTGAGCAAAATGGAAGAGCTTCAATTGCTCGGCTACCCTGAGGCAACGACTGCTGAAGTGTGGTCCTACTTACTACATAAGAAATGGAAGAAGCCAAAAGAAGATGTATTTCTGCACCAGCTCGTTCAAGATGTAATGTCAGTGTCCGTATCGGGCTATATGACCTTTTTGACAGTGGAAGCCTATAAAGCACCCGCATTTGATTTAAAAGGACTTACATAAACCGGCTTGTAGAAATGAGTCGTTGTTTGCATAACAAGGAGGAACATCTAGATGAAAAAAGGAAGAATTGCCGTGTTTTTTATCGTCGTGGCTCTTCTCGCTGCATTGGCAGTAGGGACGATACGACCGATTCTTCAAAACATTAATCTCGGACTTGATTTGCAAGGAGGATTTGAAGTCCTCTATCAGGTCACGCCGAAGGATGAAGAGCAGACGATCACCGATGAAACGATGGTGGCGACAACGCAGGCTCTCGATCGACGTATTAACGTGCTTGGCGTCAGTGAGCCAAGTATTCAAATCGAAGGACAGGACCGCATTCGTGTTCAGCTTGCTGGGGTAACGGACCAGGAAAATGCCAGAGAAATTCTGTCCACACAAGGGGAGCTTAGTTTCCGAGATGTGAACGACGAGCTGCTTCTTGACGGAACGGACTTGGCAGAGAATGGGGCTTCCCAAACCTTTGACCAGCAAAATCAGCCCGCTGTCGCATTGGAGCTCAAGGATGCGGATAAGTTTGCTGAAGCGACGCAGCATATCGTAAATATGGCTCCACAAAACCAGATGGTCATTTGGTTGGATTACGAGGAAGGGGACTCGTTCGAGGAAGAGTATCAAAAACACCGTGACCCGAATCAAGAATCGAAAATCCTTTCAGTGGCCAATGTAGACCAAGTGTTCCGTCAACCAGAAGTATCAATTACAGGGAATTTCGAAGTTGAAGAAGCCAAAGAACTAGCAGATCTATTGAACTCTGGTTCATTGCCAGTGGCTTTGGAAGAACTTCATTTAACCTCCGTTGGTGCGCAATTTGGTCAGGAGGCATTGGAGCAAACCGTGTTTGCGGGTTATGTGGCCATCATTGCCATCTTCTTGTTTATGATTTTTTATTACCGATTGCCAGGCATCATCTCCGTAGTCACGTTAAGCTTCTATATTTATTTAATCCTGCTCGTATTCCAACAGCTTAATGCGGTATTAACGTTGCCGGGAATTGCGGCGTTAATTCTTGGGGTTGGGATGGCGGTTGATGCGAATATCATTTCAGCCGAACGAATTAAAGACGAAATACAATCAGGCAAATCCATTCGATCCGCATTTCGCGCAGGAAACCGACGATCGATCGGCACCATTTTTGACGCCAATATTACAACGCTACTTGCAGCGAGCGTCCTGTTTATCTTTGGTACGAGTTCTGTAAAAGGGTTTGCGACAATGCTCATTATCAGTATTCTCGTTAGCTTTATAACAGCAGTCTACGGGTCACGTTTCTTGCTTAGCCTGTGGGTGAATAGTGGTTTGTTTAAAAACAAACCAGGCTGGTTTGGGGTTAAACGATCAGACATCGATAATCTTCATGAGGTTGAGGACGAATCAAAGCGACGTTTAAAAGGACCTTATCGCAAAGTCAATTTTGTAAAGCATCGGAAATTCTTTTTTATTGGAACCGGTGTGCTGCTCCTCGTTGGTTTCATTTCACTCTTTGTGTTCAAGTTTAATTTGGGCATAGATTTTGCGAGTGGAACGCGGATTGATCTGATTGCTCAGGAGCCTCTTACCGAGGAGAGTGTCAACAATGAATTCTCTAGCATTGGTCTGGCGGCACCAGATGAGCTTCTGATTGACGGGGAAAACAGCAAACGAGCGACCGCAAGTTATGTAGGTGCTCTTAGCGAAGAGGAGTCCCAAATTGTGAAAGCTCATTTCCAGGAAACCTACGGGACAGATCCTAGCATTAGTACAGTGTCTCCAATTGTTGGTAAGGAGCTTACGAAAAATGCGATTTTCGCGCTCATCATCGCCTCCATTGGGATGGTCATCTATGTAGCGATTCGATTCGAGATTTTCTTTGGCCTTGCAGCGATTTTGGCTTTGCTGCACGACGCCTTCTTTATCATTGTTGTGTTCAGCATCTTCCAGATCGAACTCGACATTAACTTTATTGCAGCCATTCTCACGATTATCGGGTATTCCATTAACGATACGATCGTTACCTTTGACCGAATACGTGAGAACATGGGGTACGAGAAAAAGATCCGGACGAGGGAAGATTTAGAACGAGTGGTTAATCGCAGTCTTGTGCAGACGATGACACGTTCATTGAATACGATTATAACCGTCATTATTGGGGTTCTTGCGTTATTGATCTTTGGGAATGAGTCGATTTCTACTTTCTCAATCGCGCTATTAATCGGTTTGATTGCTGGGACGTACTCGTCGATTTGCCTCGCTAGCCAACTATGGCTTACTTGGAAAATCAAACAGCTTGAAAAGCAACCTAAAGGTCAGCTTGATCCAAGTCAAACCGATGTGTAGAAAGTGGATATGCCACACATGAATTGTTTGAAAACGGCATTCTAAGGGAAGTCTACCACTAAACTACACGACTAAGAGGTGTTCCCTATGCGAGGGCAAACAGCAGGCATCCTGGCACTGGTTTTTGTTTGTATTGTGGCCGCTTTTGCTGTCATTAATGTCGATCCAGTGCAAGTCAATTACTTTATTGGAACGGCAGAGGTTCCTTTAATCCTCGTCATTTTGTTTTCTGCTCTTCTTGGCGGGATTATCGTTGGGTTCTTTTCGCTCGTCCGTTATTATAAAGGACAGCGTAGCGATAAACGAAACCAGGTGAATGCAAGGGACGAATCCGCGCATGCCCCTGGCAATGAAGAGGCACATTCGTTTACGAAACCTAGTGTTCTGGAGACGCCCGAAGAGAATGATACGAAAAACAAATAACCTGTTTGTCACCCCTTGGCTTTTCCCGTATAATGGGTTAGTCGAGGGGTGTTTTTATGTTGAAATCGAAAAAACGCTGGCGTATAAACGCATTGGAGCAAGAAGATGAACAACTTGCTTCCTTTGCAAAAGCGTTAAAGGTCTCTCCACTTGTGGCCGCGATTTTAGTTGATCGTGGCATAAACACAGAGGAGCATGCGAAGGCATTTTTAACGCCTGAAAAGCAGTCCTATCATGACCCATTTCTATTTAACGATATGGCAAAAGCAGTGACTCGCATTCAACATGCGATTGATGCCAATGAAGCCATTCGGATTTATGGCGATTACGATGCAGATGGTGTGACAAGCACAGCCATTGTTTACAAAGCATTGACTTTACTAGGTGCATCTGTGGACTTTTACATACCAAACCGTTTTATTGAAGGGTATGGTCCAAACAAAGAGGCGTTTCGTCGTACTGCTGAAGAAGGCATTTCATTGCTCATTACTGTGGACAATGGCATTAGTGGCGTAGAGGAGATGGCGTATGCTCAGTCCCTTGGAATGGACGTCATTATAACCGACCACCATGAAGCAGGAGAGCAGCTTCCCGATACCGTCGCTTTGATTCACCCAGGGATTAAAGGCGAAGCCTATCCATTTGGCGAGCTTGCCGGAGCTGGTGTGGCGTTAAAGCTAGCTCATGCACTTCTAGGGGAGGTTCCTGATGACCTCGTTGCCCTAGCAGCCATTGGCACTATCGCTGATCTCGTTCCTCTAGCAAATGAAAACCGAATCATTGTTGCGAAAGGATTATCGAAGTTACAGCAAACGACGTCTCCTGGGTTAACCGCCTTAACAGACGTATGCGGGTTCTCCATCAGTGACATAGATGAGGAAAAAGTGGGTTTTGCCATTGGACCAAGACTGAACGCAGTTGGTCGTCTTGGAGATGCGACACCGGCCGTCTCTCTTTTAATTACAGACGCAAAAGAGGATGCACAAGAGCTTGCCTTATCCATTGATCAAAAGAACAAGGAGAGACAGCAGCTTGTCCGTAAAATGACGACTGAAGCAATTGACATGGTGGAATCACGGGATGAACTGCCAGCTGCACTTGTGTTGCTCAAAGAAGATTGGAACCCAGGAGTCGTCGGCATTGTCGCTTCTAGAATGGTCGATCGCTTTCACCGTCCGTGTGTCGTTCTTGGTAAAGACGAAGCGACACAAATGGCGAAGGGGTCTGCACGCTCTATCGAAGGGTTTCATTTATTTGATCAATTATCTAAGCATCGCGATATTTTGCCTCATTTCGGCGGTCATTCGATGGCAGCGGGGATGTCGTTAGAGCTTCACGATGTCGAAGAGCTTGAACATCGACTTGGTCAGCTGGTTGAAGCGCAGCTTTCTGCAGAAGAGCGACAGCCAGTTCTTCCTGTGCAGATGGAGGCGAAGCTTTCAGATGTCACTTTAGATGTGCTTCAGCAATTGCAAAAACTGCGACCGTTTGGAAATGGAAATCCGAAGCCACTCTTTTTATTTGATCAGCTTCATATTTTACAAAGCAAGCGAATTGGTTCAGATAAAAACCATTTAAAGCTAACGCTGGGGTCTGAAGGTAGTCAGTTAGACGCCGTTGGTTTTCAGATGGGAGATTGTGCTGAAGCAATTTCGGCTATTGCAAAGGTAAGTGCTGTAGGTGAACTGTCCATTAACGAATGGAATGGGCGTCAATCAC
This window contains:
- a CDS encoding LapA family protein, yielding MRGQTAGILALVFVCIVAAFAVINVDPVQVNYFIGTAEVPLILVILFSALLGGIIVGFFSLVRYYKGQRSDKRNQVNARDESAHAPGNEEAHSFTKPSVLETPEENDTKNK
- the recJ gene encoding single-stranded-DNA-specific exonuclease RecJ; this encodes MLKSKKRWRINALEQEDEQLASFAKALKVSPLVAAILVDRGINTEEHAKAFLTPEKQSYHDPFLFNDMAKAVTRIQHAIDANEAIRIYGDYDADGVTSTAIVYKALTLLGASVDFYIPNRFIEGYGPNKEAFRRTAEEGISLLITVDNGISGVEEMAYAQSLGMDVIITDHHEAGEQLPDTVALIHPGIKGEAYPFGELAGAGVALKLAHALLGEVPDDLVALAAIGTIADLVPLANENRIIVAKGLSKLQQTTSPGLTALTDVCGFSISDIDEEKVGFAIGPRLNAVGRLGDATPAVSLLITDAKEDAQELALSIDQKNKERQQLVRKMTTEAIDMVESRDELPAALVLLKEDWNPGVVGIVASRMVDRFHRPCVVLGKDEATQMAKGSARSIEGFHLFDQLSKHRDILPHFGGHSMAAGMSLELHDVEELEHRLGQLVEAQLSAEERQPVLPVQMEAKLSDVTLDVLQQLQKLRPFGNGNPKPLFLFDQLHILQSKRIGSDKNHLKLTLGSEGSQLDAVGFQMGDCAEAISAIAKVSAVGELSINEWNGRQSPQLMLQDIAVKHWQLFDWRGLAMEAVKKRLQTLGGAKLFSFQNNTELVKQLESSAGQQSSTSNTWVLLDVPASLEELRDWLITHQPDALYIWFKQERELFDAVPSRERFKWVYQIVLTHQPVPLEKLIRAGKTKGLTAEATTVIVDVFEELGLFAASNDVLEVTKSQEKKDINESAKLQAYKTLLETGEWLSTAGMDELWLWGNDILENNQRVEEVSI